GAGAATCGTCCTCAGCTCGCGCTCGCCGCCCGCCTTCAAGAGCGACTCGCGGATCTCGGGCCGGTGGAGGAGCTTGGCGATGCGCGAAATGGTGTGGAGGTGCATGTGGGGGTCCTCCGCCGGACTTATCAGAAGGAACAGCAGTTTGACCTTTTCCTTCCCGTTCTTGCCGAATTTTATCCCGCCCTTGCTCCGGCCCACGGCGAGGATCGGCCTCTCGGGGCCGGCCATCATGATGTGAGGTATGGCGGCGCCGGAGCCCACCGCCGCCTCGTACTCCATCTCGCGGTTGAAGATGGCCGATATGACCTCGGCATTGGAGGGCAGCCCGGGTTGCCCCACCAGCAAGTGGGCCATCTCGTGCAGAGCCTCGTGGCTCTTCGTGGACGCCAGATCGAGATTTATCGCCCCTGCGGGGATCAGCTGTTCCAGTTGCAAGGGTTCTCCTTTATAAGTTCACCCGACCTAGCGCCGCGGCAGGGTCGGGTGGGTTGCACGATGGAGGTAGAATTTGCCGGTTTTGCCATATAAGAGGTTTCTGATGCGTTTTGGGGGACGTTCTCTCAACCACCCTATAGAATAGCGTCAAACGTCGGTTACGTCAAGTCATGCCTTCGCCGGTAGGCTCATCTCCGGTCGCACTTGGCCGGGTGGGTCAGGTAGTAGGCGAAAACCGAGGTAACGAAGAGGGTTGCGACCCCGGAGAGGATGAAGAACACGAGGGACGATATCGCCAGGCCGACGCCGGTGGCCAGGGCGATGTAGGTCGGGAACTGGGTGGCGTGTACGGTGAATTCGTCTCGCGGGGGCCTCTCCAGGAGGCGGTCCAGGGCGAACTGGAGGACCGCCGCCGCCACGGCGACGCCGAGGAGGTACTCGATCCACGGGACCTCTGGCAGGCCCATCGTCAACAGCACGGAGCGGACGAACCACCCCAGCCCGAAGGGGATGAAAAAGGCGATCCCCCAGCCGAGAAGGTCACCGAGAAAGCGCCAGGGGTGGCCGGTTAGGGCGTCGGCCAGCCAGAGGAGGATCAGGGTTCCGGCCAGGATTATTCCGGCGACGGTCATGTCACGCGCTCCGGCGGCAACTCTTTCCTCAACCCGTGCAGACGGCCCTTCCGGCCGCGAAGGCCCGCAGGTTCACCTCGACGTACTTGTCCTTGACCTGGCTTTTTATCGCGTCCCGCCAGTACTTTTCCTCCAGGGGCAGGGCGGGGGAGAGGGCGCCGAGGAGCACGATGTTGGCCGCCCGCGGCTCGCCCACCTCCTGGGCGATTTTCGTGGCGTTGAAGAGCCAGTACCGCTTCGTGGCCCGTTCGAGCCGTTCGTCTATGTCGGCGGGGTACTCGAAGGCCCCGGAGCTGACCGTCATGGGCCAGATTTCCAGGTCGTTGACCACGGCGACGCCGGCGCCCGGTTTGAGGTGGTCCAGCCAGCGCACCGCCTCGAGCCGCTCGAAGCCCATGAGCACGTCGGCCTCCCCGCGGCAGATCAGGGGGCTCTTGACCTCTTCGCCGAAACGGACGTCGGAGACCACGGAGCCGCCGCGCTGGCTCATGCCGTGGACCTCGGACTTCTTCACGTCGTAACCGGCCGCGAGTGCGGCCTCGGAGAGCACCTCGCTCGCCAAGAGCACCCCCTGCCCCCCCACGCCGCAGATCAAAACGTTCGTCATCGTCATGGAACACTTCCTTTCGGCGGAGCCGGCCTAAATCTTGTCGGCGCACCAGGAGCCCTTACGCCCCGGGTCGTCGCTCACGCGGGTGACGGCGTTGAACTTGCAGACCTGCTCGCACAGGCCGCAGCCCACGCAGAGGGAGTCATCGAAGCGGGATTTTCCGTCGGTGCCCATGGGGGCGATGCCGGGACAGCCCAGGCGGATGCAGGAGCGGCACTTGGTGCAGTTGTCCTCGTTGACGAAGTACTCCACGCGCTCGAGCTTCTTGGCCTCGGGAAGGAGCGCGCAGGGGCTCTTGAAGATTATCACGGCGGGCTCTTCCACGGCGACGGCCTCCTTCAGGGCCGTCTTCACCGCCTCCAGGTCCAGGGGGTTCACCGTACGCACCCACTTGACCCCGCAGGCCCGGACCAACTCGCCGAAGTCTGCCTCCCATGTGGGCTCCATCCGTAGCGTAAACCCCGTCGCCGGGTTCTGCTGGTGGCCGGTCATGGCGGTGATGCGGTTGTCCAGGATGCAGACCGTGGTGATGCCCTTGTTGTAAACGAGGTCTATGAGCCCTGTTATTCCCGAGTGGAGGAAGGTGGACTCGCCGATGGTGGCGACCATTTTTTTGGAGAACTCCCTGCCCTGGGCCAGCTCCAGGCCGAAGGCCACGGTGACCGCGGCGCCCATGCACACGCAGGTGTCCATGGCGTTGTGCGGCGGCAGGGCGCCCAGGGTGTAGCAGCCGATGTCCCCGGTGGCGGTCAGCTTGAGCGTGCGCAGCATGGCGTACACGCCGCGGTGGGGGCACCCCGGGCAGAGGACCGGCGGCCGCGGCGGCAACTGGCCCACGTCCACCGGGCTCGTGTACTCCCGGGCCACGGCGATTCCGGCCTTTTTGAACCCCTCGGCCACCCGCTCCTGGCTCAGCTCGTCTATTCCGGGGATTATCGCCTTCCCGATGACCGGAATGCCCAGCTCCAGGTTGCGGATCTCGTCCTCCAGGATCGGGTCGTTCTCCTCGACCACGTAGAGCCGGTCGTAGTTTTTCGAAAAATCGCGGATGAGCTTTTTCGGCAGGGGGTAGGCGAAACCGAGCTTGAGGAAATCGGCCCCGGGCAGGACCTCGCGGGCGTACTGGTAGCCGATTCCGGAAGCCACGACAGCAATCTTCCCCTCGCCCTTTACCACGAAGTTCCACGGGGAGCCGACCGCCTCCTCCTCCAGTCGGCCCAGCGCCTCCTCGAGCCTGGCGCGGCGAACCCGGGCCCGCGCCGGCAGAATCACCCGCCGCGCGTCGTCCTTGGTGTACGGCGGTATCTCCCGCGCCGTCCGCTCCCCGCAATCCACCACCGACTTGGAGTGGCAGACGCGGGTGGTCATGCGGACGAGAAAGGGGACCTGGTACTTTTCGCCCAGCTCGAGGGCGGTGCCCACCATGTCCTTGGCCTCCTGGGAGTCCGAGGGCTCGAGCATGGGAATCTTCGCGTGACGGGCGTAGTGGCGGTTGTCCTGCTCGTTCTGACTGGAGTGCATCCCCGGGTCGTCGGCGGTGACGACGACCAGGCCGCCGTCGGGGCCGATGTAGGCCAGGGAGAACAGGGGGTCGGCGGCCACGTTTAGCCCCACGTGCTTCATCGCCACCAGGGCTCTCGCTCCGCCGAAGCTCGCGCCGATGGCCACCTCCAGGGAGGTCTTCTCGTTGGTGGACCACTGGGCGTAGATTTCCTCGTACCGGCCCACGTTCTCCAGAATCTCGGTCGAGGGGGTGCCGGGATAGGCGGCGGCGATGTGGACGCCGTACTCGTACGCCCCCCGGGCGATGGCCTCGTTGCCCGACAGGAAGAGCTTCACGAAATCTCCTCGGGAGAACAGGTAAGGATGGCGGCCGACGGCGCTGACCGACGGTCTCTAGGTCACACCACAATCAGAAAGGGGTGGGCCTCAGCGACCGGGGGGGATGCCGCTGAACCAGGGTCCGCTCGTGAGAGAGCTGATTTGGGACATGATACCCGATGTGGTTGGGTGAACGTCCCGGGGTACTTGACCTCTAGCCCATCTTAACGTAAAAGGGGGCGCCGGTCAAGCGCCCCCGACACACCTGTTATTTAGGAGGCTGTTGAATATGAACGGGCCTGTCGGTGGGGAGCGTCTGGGGTGAGGGACGAGGTTTAAAAATCGGGCGGGGTACAGAGCCCCCGCCCTACGTTTTCTCCCTCTCCCTTTTAGGGAGAGGCTCGCCTACGGGCTGGGGTGAGGGTCAATGTTGGTAAAATAGATTGGTGTGGATGTCGTTCTCCCTCTCCCTGTGGGAGAGGGGTTAGGGGTGAGGGCTTCCTTAGAAAAAAAGGGCTGACCTGAAGGTCGGCCCGCGGGCGACCGTGGACGGTCGCCCCTACGTAGGAGCATTTTTGGAATGAGGGCTGCCGTCATTCCCCTCCCCCCTTTGGGGTGAGGGCCGGGGTGAGGGGCAAGGTTGGCGATGACGGCGGTCCCCCGTCATTCCCACAGCTCCTCGGCGGAACGGACCGCCCGTCGGATCCACGTAACCTCCGCCTCGCCTGAGTAAACGAGCCGCTCGAGGGTGTCCAGGGTCTCCTCGACGGTGGTGCAGCTTCCCGCGACGGTGGTGAAGGCGAGGGTGGCGGCCTGGAGGCGGTCCGCGTCCCCCACCTCGGCCGCGGAAACCTTGTAGCGGCTCCGGGCCCGCTCCTTGATGGAGCTCACCACCCGGCGCCGCTCCTTCTTGCTGCGGGCCTCGGGGATGAAAAGCTCCGCCTCCAGAACGCCCACGTAGAGCACTACCCGCTGCTCCGGGCCTTGATGAGCACCACGACGAAGTAGATGATGAGTATCAGGGCGCCGACGCCCAGCAGGATGTACGACACGGGCGCCTCGAGCTCGGCCCCGGCTATCACCAGGTTGTAGTCGAAGAAGCTCATGAGCGTCCCGGCGAGGCCGAGGAGGAATATGGTGATGCCGATGGTCAGGAGGATGCCTTTTCCGCGCGGTCGGGCCATGTTCTCTCCGTTTCTATTTGCGGCTTTTCAGCTTGTTGTAGACCCCTATTCCGGTGAGGGCGGCTCCGATAATTACGAGAACGAGGAACGACCAAACGGGCGTGACCCACCCGCCCACGGGCGGCTCGAAACCGTTGAATATAGGCAAAAGCAGGCCCAGGAGCCCGAGGGCGAGGAACCAGACCCCGCTGCGCCAGTCCACGAAGCCCATCTCGGTTCCTTTCGGTCACCGGTAACGGTATCAGTCGCCCCACCCCCGGTCAAGTGCCCGCGAGGTCGGCCGGAAAGCTCAGCCTCCGGCGAGTGATTCGTACAGATACGCGATGAGCTCCGCGGCCGCCCGGAGCGGGTCGTCCACCGCCCAGGCCTCCAGAAGCCCCTGACCGTGGGCGCCGATCCGCGGACGTAAATCGCTCACCGCCGCGCAGCCGGTCAGGTCCACCCGGCCCGCCCGGGAAAAATCGTTGAAGGCGAGGCTGATTCTCCTCCCGCTCGTCCGCACCTCCTTCACCCCGGCCGCGTCGCCCAGGAGCTTGACCTCCAGGGCGGCGAAGAGGTTCTCCACCTCCTCGGGGAGGGGGCCGAAGCGGTCGGTGAACTCCTCCTTGAGCTCCCCCGCCCGGTCCAGGGTCCGGCACTCGGCCAATCGGCGGTAGAGCCGGAGCTTCAGCTCGGGGCTCCCCACGTAGGAGTCGGGGAGGTAGGCGGAGAAATCGCCGGTGACCTGGGTCTGCGGCTCGCGGACCTCCACCGCCTCCCCCCGGAGCTCGGCCACGGCCTCCCGCAGGAGCCGCACGTAGAGGTCGAAACCGACCTGCTCGATGAAGCCCGACTGCTGCGGTCCCAGCACGTCCCCCGCCCCGCGCAGCTCGAGGTCCTTGAGCGCCAGCCGGTAGCCCGAGCCCAGCTCGTTGAACTCGGCCACCGCCGCCAGCCGCCGGTAGGCCAACTCGCCTATCACCCGCCGCGGGGGGGTGAAGAGGTAGGCGTAGGCCCGGTGCTTTCCCCGACCCACCCGACCCCGGAGCTGGTAGAGCTGCGCCAGCCCGAACCGGTCCGCCCGGTTGACGATGATGGTGTTGCAGTTGGGGATGTCGGTGCCGTTCTCGACGATGGTGGTGGTGACCAGCACGTCGTAGTCGTGGGCGATGAAGTCGTGCATCACCGATTCCAGCCGGCGGGGTGGGAGCTGCCCGTGGGCGACGCCGAAGCGCACGTCGGTCATCCGCTCCTGGAGGTAGGCCGCGACGGAGTCTATGGACTGGACGCGGTTGTGGACGAAGAAGACCTGCCCGCCACGCTCCAGTTCGCGACCCACCGCCTCGCGGATGAGCGCGTCCGACGCCTCGCCGATGTAGGTCTTTATCGGGTAACGCCCCACCGGCGGGGTCTGGATGTTGGAGACGTCCCGGGCTCCCATCATCGCCAGGTGCAGCGTCCGCGGGATGGGGGTCGCGGTCAGGGTCAGCACGTCCACCTGGCTGTACCGCTGCTTCAACAGTTCCTTCTGCCCAACGCCGAACCGCTGCTCCTCGTCCACGATGATCAGCCCCAGCTCCCGGAAGCGCACGTCCCCGGAGAGGAGGCGATGGGTGCCGATTAAAATATCCACCTCGCCCCGGCGGGCTTCGGCGGCAATCTCCCGCTGCCGCGCGGGGGGGATGAAGCGGGAGAGCATCTCGACGCGGACCGGGAAGGGGGACAGGCGCGAGCGGAAGGTCTCCAGGTGCTGCTCGGCCAGGATGGTGGTCGGGACGAGGACGGCCACCTGGCGCGAGTTCATCACCGCCTTGAACGCCGCCCGGACCGCCACCTCCGTCTTGCCGAATCCCACGTCGCCGCAGAGGAGGCGGTCCATGGGCCGCCCGCGCTCCATGTCCCCCTTGACCTCGAGGGTGGCCCGACGCTGGTCCTCGGTGTCGGTGAAGGGGAAGCTCTCCTCGAGCTCGGTCTGCCAGACGGCGTCGGGGGCGAAGGCGTGGCCCGGCAGGGCGTCCCGCTGGGCGTGCACGGCGATGAGCTCGGCGGCCAGGCTGGCCACCGCCCGCTTGACCCGCCGCTTGGTGTTCTGCCAGCGGGTGCCGCCCAGTCTGTCCACCGCCACTCTCTGCCCCTCGGCCGCGTCGTAGCGCTCCAGGCAGCCGAGGTTCCAGATGGGGACGTACAGTTTGGCGTCCCCCTGGAAGCCGATTTTCGCAAAATCGGCCTCCTCGCCCCCGTGCTCGAGCTTCTCCAGGCCGAGGAAACGGCCGACGCCGTGGTCGGTGTGGATGACGTAGTCCCCCTCGGCGAGCTCCAGGGATCGGTAGGTGTCGAGGTCGGTGACCCTGGGCCTTCCGCGCGACGTGAGCGGCGCCACCCGGCCGAAGAGCTCGTCGTCGGTCACCAGGACCAGGCCGAGCCCGGGCATCACCGCCCCGCCGGTCAGGGGGCACTGAACCACGGGCGGCGACAGCTTCTCCCCCGCCAGTATTTCCTCCAGCCGTTCCGTCTTTCCCCGGGTCTCGCAGGTGAGCACGGTCTGCCAGCCCCGGGCCTCCCAGTCCCGCAGGTCACTGAAGAGAGTTTCCAGGCGCCCGTGGTACCGCTGGGTCGGGAGGGCGTCCAGGGGCGGCGTGATGCGCTCGGACCGGGTCAGCCGTTCGAGGTCGTCGAAGAGCCGCGCCGGCTCGACGGCTGGCATGGGTATGGAAGATGTGTACTTCTGGCTCCGCTCCCCGAAGCCGTCCAGGGCGTGGGGCGCCGTCGGCGACGTGAGGCCGTCGGGGGTCAAGAGGGGAGGGTCGGCGAGTGTTTTTTCGTACTCGCTCCGGGCGAGTTTTGCGAAATCCCGCCGGGCGCCGTCGAACAGCATGAAATCGTCGAAGACCACCAGCGGACGCGCCTGCAGGTAGTCCAGGGGCCCCTCGAGCTCCGGGTAAAAATTTCCCAAAAGATACTCGACGCCGTCGAAGTAGGGCTCGCGGGCGAAGAGGCTCTCCAGCCTGGCGCGGGTCTCACCCCGCTCCAACCCGCCGAACAACCGCCCCACGGTCGCGGCTTCCACCACCGCCTCGCGGAGCGGGAGGACCGTCACCGATTTCACGCCGCCCGCGGTCCTCTGGGTTTCGGGGTCGAAACGGCGCAGGCCCTCGACGATGTTCCCGAAATACTCGAGGCGGACCGGCCCCTCCGCGCCGGGGGGGTAGAGGTCGAACAGGCCCCCGCGGCGGGCGTACTCGCCGGGCGTCTCGACCAGCGGGACCCGCCTGTATCCCAGGACGCCCAGCCGCCGGGCCAGCTCCTCGGGCGGCAACTCCGCTCCGGGCCTGATTTCGAAGACGTGCGCGAGGAGGGCGTCTTTGGGTAATATTTTTCG
The DNA window shown above is from bacterium and carries:
- a CDS encoding PTS sugar transporter subunit IIA, coding for MQLEQLIPAGAINLDLASTKSHEALHEMAHLLVGQPGLPSNAEVISAIFNREMEYEAAVGSGAAIPHIMMAGPERPILAVGRSKGGIKFGKNGKEKVKLLFLLISPAEDPHMHLHTISRIAKLLHRPEIRESLLKAGGERELRTILKHHDENNR
- the mfd gene encoding transcription-repair coupling factor; protein product: MPPLDRLLRYLRDHQPFSTLCERLSGETTPGLDLAGLPAGAKVFLTAGLSDALPDRPILLLTTDEERAEALAASLGSFVEKTLHLPDWELLPYELHSPERRTAADRLETLHRLGAGFAGVLVATPAALARKILPKDALLAHVFEIRPGAELPPEELARRLGVLGYRRVPLVETPGEYARRGGLFDLYPPGAEGPVRLEYFGNIVEGLRRFDPETQRTAGGVKSVTVLPLREAVVEAATVGRLFGGLERGETRARLESLFAREPYFDGVEYLLGNFYPELEGPLDYLQARPLVVFDDFMLFDGARRDFAKLARSEYEKTLADPPLLTPDGLTSPTAPHALDGFGERSQKYTSSIPMPAVEPARLFDDLERLTRSERITPPLDALPTQRYHGRLETLFSDLRDWEARGWQTVLTCETRGKTERLEEILAGEKLSPPVVQCPLTGGAVMPGLGLVLVTDDELFGRVAPLTSRGRPRVTDLDTYRSLELAEGDYVIHTDHGVGRFLGLEKLEHGGEEADFAKIGFQGDAKLYVPIWNLGCLERYDAAEGQRVAVDRLGGTRWQNTKRRVKRAVASLAAELIAVHAQRDALPGHAFAPDAVWQTELEESFPFTDTEDQRRATLEVKGDMERGRPMDRLLCGDVGFGKTEVAVRAAFKAVMNSRQVAVLVPTTILAEQHLETFRSRLSPFPVRVEMLSRFIPPARQREIAAEARRGEVDILIGTHRLLSGDVRFRELGLIIVDEEQRFGVGQKELLKQRYSQVDVLTLTATPIPRTLHLAMMGARDVSNIQTPPVGRYPIKTYIGEASDALIREAVGRELERGGQVFFVHNRVQSIDSVAAYLQERMTDVRFGVAHGQLPPRRLESVMHDFIAHDYDVLVTTTIVENGTDIPNCNTIIVNRADRFGLAQLYQLRGRVGRGKHRAYAYLFTPPRRVIGELAYRRLAAVAEFNELGSGYRLALKDLELRGAGDVLGPQQSGFIEQVGFDLYVRLLREAVAELRGEAVEVREPQTQVTGDFSAYLPDSYVGSPELKLRLYRRLAECRTLDRAGELKEEFTDRFGPLPEEVENLFAALEVKLLGDAAGVKEVRTSGRRISLAFNDFSRAGRVDLTGCAAVSDLRPRIGAHGQGLLEAWAVDDPLRAAAELIAYLYESLAGG
- the iorA gene encoding indolepyruvate ferredoxin oxidoreductase subunit alpha produces the protein MKLFLSGNEAIARGAYEYGVHIAAAYPGTPSTEILENVGRYEEIYAQWSTNEKTSLEVAIGASFGGARALVAMKHVGLNVAADPLFSLAYIGPDGGLVVVTADDPGMHSSQNEQDNRHYARHAKIPMLEPSDSQEAKDMVGTALELGEKYQVPFLVRMTTRVCHSKSVVDCGERTAREIPPYTKDDARRVILPARARVRRARLEEALGRLEEEAVGSPWNFVVKGEGKIAVVASGIGYQYAREVLPGADFLKLGFAYPLPKKLIRDFSKNYDRLYVVEENDPILEDEIRNLELGIPVIGKAIIPGIDELSQERVAEGFKKAGIAVAREYTSPVDVGQLPPRPPVLCPGCPHRGVYAMLRTLKLTATGDIGCYTLGALPPHNAMDTCVCMGAAVTVAFGLELAQGREFSKKMVATIGESTFLHSGITGLIDLVYNKGITTVCILDNRITAMTGHQQNPATGFTLRMEPTWEADFGELVRACGVKWVRTVNPLDLEAVKTALKEAVAVEEPAVIIFKSPCALLPEAKKLERVEYFVNEDNCTKCRSCIRLGCPGIAPMGTDGKSRFDDSLCVGCGLCEQVCKFNAVTRVSDDPGRKGSWCADKI
- a CDS encoding DUF503 domain-containing protein → MLYVGVLEAELFIPEARSKKERRRVVSSIKERARSRYKVSAAEVGDADRLQAATLAFTTVAGSCTTVEETLDTLERLVYSGEAEVTWIRRAVRSAEELWE
- a CDS encoding indolepyruvate oxidoreductase subunit beta, with the protein product MTNVLICGVGGQGVLLASEVLSEAALAAGYDVKKSEVHGMSQRGGSVVSDVRFGEEVKSPLICRGEADVLMGFERLEAVRWLDHLKPGAGVAVVNDLEIWPMTVSSGAFEYPADIDERLERATKRYWLFNATKIAQEVGEPRAANIVLLGALSPALPLEEKYWRDAIKSQVKDKYVEVNLRAFAAGRAVCTG